One Gelria sp. Kuro-4 DNA segment encodes these proteins:
- a CDS encoding class II fructose-bisphosphate aldolase — MALVPMKDLLEKARAGKYAVPAFDVSNLEFVRAVAEVAEEMRSPVICMVVPPDAEAAMPYLVSLVRTAAGQVSVPVALHLDHSPSFELCQQAVDAGFSSVMIDGSSLPYAENVALTKKVVAYARPRGVTIEAELGHVGKAEVYAGEGEDEGHLTDPADVDRFVADTAVDALAVAVGTAHGIYTAAPKLDIPRLQAINAVSKVPLVLHGGSGTPDEQVKDAIAHGIAKLNIFSELCVALVDGLKEFLATNERRAPWPMYIYEKPLELMKDVVRRKIELCGSAGKA; from the coding sequence TTGGCTCTGGTACCCATGAAGGACCTGCTGGAGAAGGCGCGGGCGGGTAAATACGCCGTGCCGGCCTTCGACGTGAGCAACCTGGAGTTCGTGCGGGCAGTGGCCGAGGTGGCCGAGGAAATGCGGTCGCCGGTTATCTGCATGGTGGTGCCGCCGGATGCCGAGGCGGCGATGCCCTACCTGGTGAGCCTGGTGCGCACCGCCGCCGGGCAGGTTTCCGTGCCGGTGGCTCTGCACCTGGACCACAGCCCCAGCTTTGAGCTCTGCCAGCAGGCGGTGGATGCCGGCTTCTCCTCCGTGATGATCGACGGCTCCTCGCTGCCTTACGCCGAGAATGTGGCGCTCACCAAGAAGGTTGTGGCCTACGCCCGGCCGAGGGGTGTAACCATTGAGGCGGAACTGGGCCACGTGGGCAAGGCCGAGGTTTATGCCGGCGAAGGCGAGGACGAAGGGCATTTGACAGACCCGGCGGACGTCGACCGCTTCGTGGCCGATACGGCGGTGGACGCCCTGGCGGTGGCCGTCGGCACGGCCCACGGAATCTATACCGCAGCGCCCAAGCTCGACATCCCGCGCCTTCAGGCCATCAACGCCGTCTCCAAGGTGCCGCTGGTGCTGCACGGCGGCTCCGGCACGCCGGACGAGCAGGTAAAGGATGCCATCGCCCACGGCATCGCCAAGCTTAACATCTTCTCGGAGCTCTGCGTCGCCCTCGTGGACGGCCTGAAGGAATTTCTCGCCACCAACGAGCGGCGGGCGCCGTGGCCCATGTACATCTACGAAAAGCCGCTGGAGCTGATGAAAGACGTGGTGCGCCGCAAGATCGAGCTCTGCGGGTCGGCCGGCAAGGCCTGA
- a CDS encoding SDR family NAD(P)-dependent oxidoreductase, producing the protein MDLGLEGKVAVVAGGSRGMGRAVALALGREGAKVAVNYAKSPQAAEDVVREISAQGGTALAVQGDVSQAAAVDAMFRQVVGNLGPVDILVHTAGIWPTGKVVDIKEEDWRRTLDVNLTGVFLTNQWLVRHLLERRAPGKIVNFTSQAAFRGSTTGHAHYASSKAGVVAFTVSLAREVAKEGIQVNAVAPGMVYTDMTAPVLKDPGRYLSRIPIGRIAAPEEIADLVLFLVSERNSYMTGATIDISGGMLMR; encoded by the coding sequence ATGGACTTGGGGCTTGAGGGGAAAGTGGCCGTGGTGGCGGGCGGGTCGCGCGGCATGGGCCGCGCGGTGGCCCTGGCCCTGGGCCGCGAAGGGGCAAAGGTGGCGGTAAACTACGCCAAGTCGCCCCAGGCGGCCGAGGATGTGGTGCGCGAGATCAGCGCGCAAGGCGGTACGGCTCTGGCGGTGCAGGGCGACGTCTCCCAGGCGGCTGCAGTGGACGCCATGTTCCGCCAGGTGGTGGGCAACCTGGGACCGGTGGACATCCTGGTGCACACCGCCGGCATCTGGCCCACGGGTAAGGTGGTGGACATTAAAGAGGAAGACTGGCGGCGCACCCTGGACGTAAACCTCACCGGAGTCTTTCTTACCAACCAGTGGCTGGTACGGCATCTCCTGGAGCGCCGGGCGCCGGGGAAGATCGTCAACTTCACCTCGCAGGCCGCCTTCCGCGGCTCCACCACCGGGCATGCCCACTACGCCTCTTCCAAGGCGGGGGTGGTGGCCTTTACTGTTTCGCTGGCGCGCGAGGTGGCGAAGGAGGGCATTCAGGTAAATGCCGTGGCCCCCGGTATGGTCTACACCGACATGACGGCGCCGGTGCTGAAGGACCCGGGCCGCTACCTGTCCCGCATCCCCATCGGCCGCATCGCCGCGCCGGAGGAGATTGCCGACCTGGTGCTGTTCCTGGTGTCCGAGCGCAACAGCTACATGACCGGCGCGACAATCGATATCTCCGGCGGCATGCTGATGCGCTGA